One Gossypium arboreum isolate Shixiya-1 chromosome 13, ASM2569848v2, whole genome shotgun sequence genomic window, TCCTTGGCCATTTTTGTCAAAAAGAGTTGAGAAGGAGGGGGAGGGGGGAGAGTAATGTCCTTTTTTGTCCCTAAATCTCACTTTGAAGTCTTTACATCGGTATTGCTGACAGTGAACAAGGTAACCAGCCGTGCTGGGGTGGCGGGGGTGCATAATAATCTGTGCAGTTATATATATGTATCTTCTTTCTTGATGTTTTGTCTAATAACAAACCATACTTTGCCTATGAAAACCGTTGAGTAGGTAAATTGTCCTTATCTCCACATTGTTCTACCAAATATACTTTTGCCTATTaagattttataaaaatcattacTTCAAAACATTGTTCCAAATtcagaatttaaaataaataattcataCAGGATTCTTCAGAAAGTGATGTATAATAGATCTGAGTTGAAACCCTAACGTACCTTCCATTCTCATTCTATtatctttataaaaaaaattttgattgATACTTTTGGAATTTGGATGGTTAATCCTTTGGTTAAATTATGTTCTACTTTTATTGTAACAAGTTCCTTTGCTAAAAGATTTATGACATCAAATCATGCAAAACAGAGAGATTAgagattaaattctaaaagatgtATGACATCAAAATCATGCAAAACAGAgagattaaattctaaaagatgtATGATATCAAAATCATTAGTTCATCAACCACCTGAAATAACTTAACAATAATACAAGGGTAATGTAAATGtgcaatttttattgatttttctttTAACTACTAACGAATAAATATTACACATTTACAACCTGATTAAGTACTCCAGGTCAGGATGAGCTCAGCTATTTTTTTTTCCCTCTCCTGGATTTTCTATTGTAAAAATAGTCAAAgaaaaatgtaaaagaaaaaagggtTTTACCCAATGCAATGGGGTACTTGACTATGTTGTTGATGTTGCATTTGACCATCACTAACAAAAACAAGATGGTCACCATCTCTAATCACTTCAATACCATCAATTTCAGCTCCTTCTTTGCTCACCACTTTACCACCAATGATCCCAAACTTTTTAGCACCCATCTCAAGCAATTCCTCAAAGTTccctggaagtgaaacaagcttCCCAATGGTTTGTCCCTTTTCTGGACAACTTATTACAACTCTAGCAGAGTTGACAACACAATCCTTCACACCCTTAGGTTTATGTACTGACAGTAGCAAATCTTTCTCCATGTTGTTTGCGGCTGACATTATCCCGAACAGTGAGTTGTGGAAGTTACTTGTCCTACGTCTCCGCCGGGATTGGCTCCATGATCCATCTGTAACATCCGGTGCCACAGGACGGATCACTGGCTCACTTGTAAACCTCCCGAGGTACCGTGTCTCAGCCTTCTCCGGGATTGACATGATAGATTGAGTTTTCATCTCTTTTCTTGATTCAAACATTGTCTTTATTTCTTCGTGTCCTTGTTGCTCAGCTAGCTCCCTGGGTGTCCAACCATGAACATCAGGTTTGTCAATGTCAGCACCTTGATCCACAAGGTACTTGACTATTTCAACGTTGCCTTCACAAACCGCAACATGAAGAGCTGTGGTTCCGTTGTGCCTCGGACGTGTGAGATCGCCACCGTATCGAATGATTTCTTTCAGCAAGTTTAAGTTGTTCTGCTCAGCGGCAGTGCAAGCATAGTGACCTACATCTCCAACATTGATGCTTGCTCCGTTTTCCTTTAGCAGTTTAGCTACTTTATCATGGCCAGCTAACATTGCCTCCCATAATGGTACATTTCCTTCTGAATCTGCATAACATAAAATTAAACAAATCAATTGCATTGTAAATCATGTTCGGGTTAAGATCATAAAAGTATAACAATAATCCTAGTCGTGTtatattcatattattttttCTGTTATAATCATGCTATATAAATCTTTACACATTAATGTATTTACAATCTTGTTCATGTTATTTTTTTCGTATTGCAGGGTCTAACTTAAAATATGGAAATTTATATATGAGGAAAGATAAAGTGTTATAAACATAAAGACCTGGAGAATACCTTTAACGTTTGGATCTGCACCATAATCCAGTAAGAGAAGAACGCAGTTCTCACTTCCTTTTGATGCAGCTATATGCTAATTttgcaccaaaaaaaaaaaaaaagaaataaaagaaattgttatatatacatgtatgtgtatatatacatatataaacaaATTAATAATGACTGAGCAACTCTGGGGTCCTGgccgaataaaaaaaaaaaaacctaaagatTCTGACTAACCAAAGCTGTTCTTCCATTGTTGTCTGATTCATTAGGATCAAGCCCCCTTTTCAATAGCTGATTCAGCAACAAGTCATCTCCCCTGAGTGCGGCGAAGCAAAGGTTGAGAGGTAGGTCCATTCTCCCTCGAGCTAGCATGTTCTCGGTCTCAATTAAAACTCCTTCCATAATTGGGTCATTCATGTCTTTCAAATGCTGCCCCAAACAAAGAACTCCAAGACTAAATATGTataaaggctataagcctattctGACATTTTCAGTTGATTTTCTTTCTGCATATTTCATCATATTACTGTGTATATCGCGTGGTAACAAGGTTAAAAGGGTTTCAAGGGATTATATTAGTCGGTATGTTGTATGGTTAAGTGCAGCATGTATACCTGAAGGAGATTATTCATGATTATGGTCCCATCTCCAACATTGGCCTGAATGATATTAAGGAATGCGGTCCGGTTTAGACGAAGTAGTTGGCACAATCGTTTTGTACGTACTGTAAAGAGCTGTGGCCTATAACAAAGTACTCCGATCTCACCACAGAGATCACCTGCTTTTGCCTCTCCAACAACCTGAAAATCAGTCCGGATATTAGTTCAGTTAGCGTCCTTTCATGGTTATAGATTGCTAAGGCTGGTGTTTGAGTGTTAGAACTTGCCTGCTCAGCTCCATTTTTGAGAACCAATAGATCCTGAAAAGCAATACAAAACATTAAGGACCCAAAACATGAACAAGAGTTGCAGAAACTTGAACAAGAAGTAATGTTTTTACCACGGCGCCAGTGACAAGGATGTAGAAATCCGTAGGTGCTTCATTCTGCAGGATGACATCTTCTTTTGGAGGAAAATATTCAGCTTTCATCTCTGAGACCTTAAATCATTTATCGACAAAGATGTAACCTCGGCATGTTTGGACTTGATTTCAATATAAAAGCTTTTAGCAAGTTTTGAGTTGATTACCAGCTGAAACAGCAAGTCATTGGAAACACCGCGGAATAAGTAAACTTTATCCATAAGAGAGTAGAAAAGATAATGCGAAATGCTCGACCGAATGGCTTTAGGAAGCGAATCAATAATCTCTTGCTGCTGCAGTCCCTCGGAATCTGTCCTGAACTTCAAACATAAATGTGCAAGCATCTGATCTTGTAGGCGATGGGGCAACTGGTTTCTCAGAGCAAAACTCGAAGCTGCTTGAATGGTATCCCTCTGAGACATAAACAAAGGGAAGTTGatcaaaagactaaattgaaaaccagGGCGAGCAGAAGCAGTAGGCAATAAGAAATACACTCACAAATCTTCTAGTTCGGCTTGTTCCATGGACAACCAAGTTCGTCATGTTTCCGATCAAGTATGCTGTCAACCCAAGGTTGAAGAGCATGTAGAAAATGGTAAACACCATCTCCCTAGTATTCACAGGATGCAAATCACCATAGCCAACAGTGGTCAGTGTAGTGATAGACCAGTACATCGATGTCACATATCGTATCCACAAGCTCTGTTCGAGGAAATTGTCTCCAAGTGAGAGTGCAATCCATGTTCTTCCCGGATCATGATATCGTGCAGCTATATAATAATAGAAACATCCAGCACAATGAACTGCAAAAAGTGTAACCTACAAAAACACCAGAGTTCCATGAATGCTGCATCACAAGAAACAGCAAAACTTTCAGGTAAATTTTCCCATTATGTTCTGTTATACTTACACAAATAAGCTTTGCACATCGAACCCAAAAGTAGTTGTAATTCTTGTCTTTCTCCATTCTGTTGTAATAAAACAATGCCATGTCATAAATATACCGAAAGTCAATTCAAACCAAACCGTTATCACCAGTTGATGAAGGTGAAAACAACTCTTGTACCTGGAAAACAATGCACTAACTCTGCGCAGACGCCAAAGGCGAAGCATATTGAACAAGCCATAGGAACGCAACGGCTTAGGGGAGATTTTCTGAGCGAGTTCTGATGGTATTGTCGATATAATGTCGAAAGCCAGCCACGAACTGCTGTACTTCCAAGCGATCTTCTTGTGATCATCGATGAGTAGATAGGTTGTTTTATCAAGGTATGCAACAAAGAATGTGAGGATAATATCCATGGCAAAGAATCCATTAACAACATTATCAGTAATGGAGAGTGGTGATTCAGGTTTCTTAAGGAACCCAAACTCCAATGGTGAAACCCAAGCTGTATAGATGACTAAACTAACCAGAAAAGTCTCCCATACCCTGCATGAATCAATTCAAATGTATCAATTTCAAGCAACATGTGTTCCTTTTTGTGGACTTAGAATTTGCATAAAACCTTTTCAAATCTATTCAAAGTTCCTTGTATCATAAGACAATAGGGTCTACACCAACTCACAAGGTATTGACTGCTTTAGTCATTAGATCTTTACAATTTTATCTCGAAAAAATGCTTCATAGTGTTTTCTAGGACATCTAATCCAAAGCCGGTCTAATACCAAATATCACAGTTCATACCAAGTGCAAGGTATTGCATGCTTCGACCCATTGTTGTATTGAAAAGTAGGGTTTAAAGAAGTCTCTATATTATCATCCTAGAAGAAAGACAAAAGTAGCAAGGAACTGTAAAAGTCTAAAGTCTCTATATACCATGCCCCCACAAGTttgatattattatcattatttttgaaAACAAACAAAAAGTCTATTTGAATGCAAAAAGACAGAAAGGCAAAAGCTGATACTATTGGAGAAACAGAAACTTCAAAGTGATCCCATGACAGTCAACCTTTGGATTCTCAAGCCCCCTAATCAAGAACAGCTTTATAGTCTTTGGGTTCAGACTATTCAACAAACACATTGTAACAAGAATAATAAACATATTACTGAATTAAAAAACACAGTCACACACAGTTTTTTCtaatataaacaaaaaaaaaggaataGTTTTAACATATTGCTTCATAACAATAAAGCTAGATATATTCATCACAGAATTAGCAGAAGAAAGAACAGGGAACTAAATactaataaaaagattaaaacaaGGAAAAAATTGTTATTAGGTAACAGAAATCATATATAAACTAACCCATTAAATTTTAGCTCAATTATATCAATATTCTTAATTGGTATAATATTATTATTGGTGGTGTCTTATCATGAGAAGTTTTAAGATTTATATAAAAAACAAACACTGGGCTATGAACCGAAGTAAAGAACGAGTTTAACATTAAAGAAtaccaaaaaaggaaaaaaaatatattttactttGTCATTTCGAAAAAACAAAATATCTCACGAGATCCAATGGCGTGGGATTTTCCCCAATACCCACCACCGCCTCATTCATGAGCCTTTGACAATGTTCACAGACAACCCCCAATATGAGGAAAAAGCTTGagttaatcttttttttttttagaaaagcaaaaaaaagaaaaaagaacccAGAgttgaaaaacaagaaaaaaaaaaaaagctacccTATTGCTTTATTTCACCTGTAACGACGATCATAAGGAGAAACGATGAATCTCTTGAGCTTGACTCTACGGTTACTTCTTGCTCCAAGCGAAGGGAGTATACCAGTTGATAAGCTGTAATGGCTGCTTTCTCTCGATATTTGTTCTATATCTTCTTGCCCACATACTGAAACTCGAAACATTtggctctttttctttcttatgataatacacacacacacactctctctttctctctctattTCTCCCGCCTTCTTTTCCTTCTTTGGCTCTCCATATCTATATAtacatgtgtatgtgtgtatgGATGGATGGATGGTGCAaatagttctttttttttttttttttcttcacttaCATGAAAACTCGTTTGGTTTGGTTCGGTTCGTTGTGGTTACAGTTAATTTTTCTTCacttacaattttacccctatatAACGGAGATCCTTTTTCTCATTTTTCCCGTTTTGGTCAACGTCTATCTTTGCCGTTTCAATGTTCTTTTCTGACTGTCCATTTTAtagtataaataaaatgtctCGTTAAGCatacataaataaaatttatttagtaaaaatagttataatgttaaaatctgtttttcaatatttttaaatttaattttttaattaaatttgacaattaatattttaaataaaatcatattatttattaaaaataaaattttaactaaaatattaatttttagtgaTATTGGTATGACAACCCGCATGGCAATTAATGTATATTTTGTGTTAACATGATAATATTTATCTTATATGTTACtgttaacaaataatttaaaattatacaaatattcataaaataaaatttgaaaaattataaattattcataaattcaaaattattaatataaagtaCATGTGAATTGCCCTGTTGACTGATATGCTTAAAAATTTA contains:
- the LOC108461276 gene encoding potassium channel AKT1-like: MFRVSVCGQEDIEQISRESSHYSLSTGILPSLGARSNRRVKLKRFIVSPYDRRYRVWETFLVSLVIYTAWVSPLEFGFLKKPESPLSITDNVVNGFFAMDIILTFFVAYLDKTTYLLIDDHKKIAWKYSSSWLAFDIISTIPSELAQKISPKPLRSYGLFNMLRLWRLRRVSALFSRMEKDKNYNYFWVRCAKLICVTLFAVHCAGCFYYYIAARYHDPGRTWIALSLGDNFLEQSLWIRYVTSMYWSITTLTTVGYGDLHPVNTREMVFTIFYMLFNLGLTAYLIGNMTNLVVHGTSRTRRFRDTIQAASSFALRNQLPHRLQDQMLAHLCLKFRTDSEGLQQQEIIDSLPKAIRSSISHYLFYSLMDKVYLFRGVSNDLLFQLVSEMKAEYFPPKEDVILQNEAPTDFYILVTGAVDLLVLKNGAEQVVGEAKAGDLCGEIGVLCYRPQLFTVRTKRLCQLLRLNRTAFLNIIQANVGDGTIIMNNLLQHLKDMNDPIMEGVLIETENMLARGRMDLPLNLCFAALRGDDLLLNQLLKRGLDPNESDNNGRTALHIAASKGSENCVLLLLDYGADPNVKDSEGNVPLWEAMLAGHDKVAKLLKENGASINVGDVGHYACTAAEQNNLNLLKEIIRYGGDLTRPRHNGTTALHVAVCEGNVEIVKYLVDQGADIDKPDVHGWTPRELAEQQGHEEIKTMFESRKEMKTQSIMSIPEKAETRYLGRFTSEPVIRPVAPDVTDGSWSQSRRRRRTSNFHNSLFGIMSAANNMEKDLLLSVHKPKGVKDCVVNSARVVISCPEKGQTIGKLVSLPGNFEELLEMGAKKFGIIGGKVVSKEGAEIDGIEVIRDGDHLVFVSDGQMQHQQHSQVPHCIG